The following proteins are encoded in a genomic region of Roseofilum casamattae BLCC-M143:
- a CDS encoding glycosyltransferase family 39 protein, which yields MKKGIHLAIAFLLILGIAFRFYHLDRKVYWLDETFTALRVSGYSARELVEELPQEKIIAMGDVQRYYHPSSDRNFSDVSKALASHAEHAPFYFVMVRFWREWFGSSVAATRSLSAVISLLSFPCMYWLCRELFSSSLAAGLGMALLAISPFQVLYAQEARQYSLLTVAILFSSAALLRAIRFSQRSHFTSLNLSKLKLSNLYNWGLYALSVSFGLYTHLLFGLVIFAHATYSIALERVRWTRMLRAYGDASMVGVLGFAPWIIVILLNPSGVQNSAAWQNEFQRPNLTFYLKSWLGNIARQFVDFGLSSDSGSLALKLFIPILLSCVGLVLYSLYFAYKTSDRKTFLFLITLTVIPWLILAIPDLILGSTRSNIQRYIIPTFVGMQLSVTYLFATQVGSKKKATSRLWTALLGLVLVLGIISSGLSAQAQVWWNKRADAHSLEVKAILESSQQPLLIAKAHPGMRLGVLSYQLDPNIPVWIVGDRFSNIPDEDRTIFIYDPSPDLHSQLQNTYGSNLKPVILEKSPFTGLNWLWKIEDS from the coding sequence ATGAAAAAAGGAATTCATTTGGCGATCGCATTCCTACTCATTTTAGGAATAGCCTTCCGGTTTTATCATCTCGATCGCAAAGTGTATTGGCTGGATGAAACGTTTACTGCGTTGCGAGTTTCTGGGTATTCAGCGAGGGAGTTAGTCGAGGAGCTTCCTCAGGAGAAAATTATCGCCATGGGTGATGTACAACGCTATTATCACCCGAGCAGCGATCGCAATTTCTCGGATGTGTCGAAAGCTCTAGCTAGCCACGCCGAACACGCTCCATTCTATTTCGTTATGGTGCGATTTTGGCGCGAATGGTTTGGCAGTTCTGTGGCAGCAACTCGCAGCTTATCTGCCGTCATTAGTCTCTTGTCCTTCCCTTGCATGTATTGGTTGTGTCGGGAACTCTTTTCTTCTTCGCTCGCCGCCGGTTTGGGTATGGCATTATTGGCTATTTCTCCGTTTCAAGTGCTCTACGCTCAAGAAGCCCGACAATATAGCTTACTAACGGTTGCAATCTTATTCTCGAGTGCTGCTCTCCTACGGGCCATTCGCTTCTCTCAGCGATCGCATTTCACCTCATTAAATTTATCAAAATTAAAATTATCAAATCTATACAACTGGGGATTATATGCCCTGAGCGTATCGTTCGGACTCTATACCCATCTTCTCTTTGGATTAGTTATCTTCGCTCATGCCACCTATTCGATCGCTTTAGAACGAGTTCGCTGGACTCGAATGCTGCGCGCCTATGGAGATGCAAGCATGGTTGGAGTATTGGGATTTGCACCTTGGATTATTGTGATTCTACTCAATCCGAGTGGGGTGCAAAATTCAGCCGCCTGGCAAAATGAATTCCAGCGTCCGAATCTGACATTCTATCTGAAAAGCTGGTTGGGCAATATTGCCCGACAGTTTGTTGATTTTGGCTTGAGTTCCGATAGCGGATCTCTAGCCTTAAAATTATTTATTCCGATCTTATTAAGCTGTGTTGGCTTAGTTTTATATTCTCTTTACTTTGCTTATAAGACAAGCGATCGCAAAACTTTCCTGTTCCTGATAACTCTAACAGTTATCCCTTGGCTAATTCTCGCCATTCCCGACCTTATTTTAGGCTCGACGCGATCGAATATTCAGCGATATATTATTCCAACATTTGTCGGGATGCAGCTTTCAGTAACCTATCTATTTGCGACTCAAGTTGGCTCGAAAAAGAAAGCTACTTCTCGATTATGGACTGCGCTTCTCGGGCTAGTTCTCGTCTTAGGAATTATTTCCTCTGGTCTCAGCGCTCAAGCTCAAGTTTGGTGGAATAAACGAGCCGATGCTCATAGTTTAGAGGTGAAAGCAATACTCGAGTCAAGCCAACAGCCTTTATTAATTGCGAAAGCCCATCCTGGAATGCGTTTAGGCGTTCTCAGCTATCAACTCGATCCTAATATACCCGTCTGGATTGTTGGCGATCGCTTCTCCAATATTCCTGACGAAGATCGAACCATTTTTATTTACGATCCATCGCCAGATCTTCATTCTCAGTTGCAGAATACATATGGTTCTAATCTGAAACCAGTTATTCTAGAGAAAAGTCCATTTACTGGATTAAACTGGTTGTGGAAAATTGAGGATAGTTAA
- a CDS encoding PAS domain S-box protein: protein MLRELGWIQILKKRCKKRWLAIACSLWLVCIYGTQAAMATPRLPSISNKLSSLGPTYLAIFALLNILVWLVYGRKQRAKQHQAQHLLDLCIEHSPAAIAIFDRHMRYVAVSQRWLRDYNLEDVDIVGRSHYQIFPEIPQGWTTIHQQCLSGRVKQCDEDELYRPDGSLDWVRWQMRPWYDRSGRVAGAILFTEVLTSQKNTTEQLRQIEARWQTLVNSTSDGIAIVDREGQVKFANPAAESILRKTQAELIDYPLGLPMVVGKTADLEITHSGQLLGVAEMSVAPVQWDGKDVLVVSLRDISERRATQVQLWEREERLQAIFDQAAVGIAVSSPCGDLLQANQRFCQLLGYSEAEVLSMTFEQLTHPDDVQHETLCIENLLSGQSQSYTLEKRYLRKDKQLQWVDIAVSLVRDWMGEPQQLIVVVTDIHERKQMEVALSQAMEEREEEIQRQLQQQAETERAVDAVVDKTREFLDVETIFRTVTYEARQLLQCDRVMVYQFNPDWTGQFVAESRQRNSPSLLTLSQTHYDLVNQLNGCFMINKIIHGNWSKHYLSEDILNSKFPECYLRFFEGNNIRAYLIAPILQGDRFWGLLAAYQTQVPRDWKSWEIKAIIRLGKQLGIALQQAESVKEIERKSAQIIHVLQAKAKMKQAKEAADAANQAKGEFLANMSHELRTPLNAILGFTRLLSRSLNGGSPLSLQSQQDYLQIIHNSGEQLLELINDILHLSKIESGTITFNPSEFNLYRMLYKLKEMFLIKALEKGLNLKIEWSDGLPKWVMTDEKKLRQVLINLLGNAIKFTVKGDVSLRVTQPNQGNYLRFEIVDSGPGIPPEEAGLIFRPFVQTELGRRSSEGTGLGLSISQQFVQLMGGNIKFASADSGGTRFWFDLPFEPADSGESGDMTRYLEVDDAKTSTLAIAGKTGPSDLLEPEDLQNLSAVWVLKLYHCAAGADAEGISKLLRELPEESQLVSQAIANLIDRFDFDRIMNIAQYSLNHE, encoded by the coding sequence ATGCTTCGAGAACTCGGATGGATACAGATTCTAAAAAAGCGCTGTAAAAAACGATGGCTTGCGATCGCCTGCAGCCTTTGGTTGGTTTGCATCTATGGAACCCAAGCCGCGATGGCAACTCCTAGACTACCTTCCATTTCCAACAAATTATCAAGCTTGGGGCCAACTTACCTGGCAATATTTGCTCTGCTGAATATCTTAGTTTGGCTGGTTTACGGGCGCAAGCAACGGGCCAAACAACACCAAGCCCAGCACCTACTCGATTTATGTATCGAGCACTCTCCAGCAGCGATCGCCATTTTCGATCGCCACATGCGCTATGTTGCGGTTTCCCAGCGATGGCTCAGAGACTACAATCTTGAGGACGTTGATATCGTCGGTCGATCTCACTACCAGATTTTTCCCGAAATTCCCCAAGGCTGGACAACCATCCATCAGCAATGCCTTTCCGGCCGAGTCAAGCAATGCGATGAAGATGAGTTATATCGGCCCGATGGTTCTCTTGATTGGGTGCGATGGCAAATGCGTCCTTGGTACGATCGTAGCGGTCGCGTAGCTGGTGCCATTTTATTCACCGAAGTCCTCACCTCCCAGAAGAATACAACCGAACAGTTGCGGCAAATTGAGGCTCGATGGCAAACCCTAGTCAACAGTACTTCTGATGGCATTGCGATCGTCGATCGCGAAGGGCAGGTCAAATTTGCCAATCCGGCTGCTGAAAGTATTCTACGCAAAACCCAAGCCGAATTGATCGACTATCCCCTTGGCTTGCCCATGGTAGTTGGCAAAACTGCCGACCTGGAAATTACCCATAGCGGTCAGTTGCTCGGTGTTGCAGAAATGAGCGTCGCCCCCGTGCAATGGGATGGGAAAGATGTTTTGGTCGTGTCCTTGCGCGATATTAGCGAGCGCAGAGCCACTCAGGTACAGCTGTGGGAGCGGGAAGAGCGACTGCAAGCTATTTTTGACCAAGCAGCCGTTGGCATCGCGGTTAGCTCTCCCTGTGGCGATCTGTTGCAAGCCAATCAACGGTTTTGTCAGTTGCTCGGCTATAGCGAAGCGGAAGTATTAAGCATGACCTTTGAACAATTAACTCATCCGGATGATGTCCAGCACGAGACGCTCTGTATTGAGAATTTGTTGAGCGGTCAGAGCCAGAGTTATACCCTGGAAAAGCGATATTTGCGCAAAGACAAACAACTGCAATGGGTAGACATTGCCGTATCTTTGGTTCGAGATTGGATGGGAGAGCCACAACAATTAATTGTGGTGGTCACCGATATTCACGAGCGCAAGCAGATGGAAGTGGCTCTCTCTCAGGCCATGGAGGAGCGGGAAGAGGAGATTCAGCGACAACTGCAACAACAGGCAGAAACGGAACGGGCTGTGGATGCTGTGGTGGATAAAACCCGCGAGTTTTTGGATGTGGAGACGATTTTTCGGACGGTGACTTATGAAGCCAGACAACTGCTTCAGTGCGATCGCGTGATGGTGTATCAGTTTAATCCCGATTGGACGGGGCAATTTGTGGCCGAATCGCGCCAAAGAAATTCTCCTTCTCTATTGACACTCTCCCAGACTCATTATGACTTAGTTAACCAACTCAATGGATGTTTTATGATTAATAAGATTATCCATGGAAATTGGTCGAAGCACTATCTGAGTGAGGATATTTTAAACTCAAAATTTCCCGAATGCTATTTACGTTTTTTTGAAGGCAACAATATTCGGGCTTATTTAATTGCGCCGATTTTACAAGGCGATCGGTTTTGGGGGTTATTAGCTGCCTATCAAACCCAGGTTCCTCGGGACTGGAAATCTTGGGAAATTAAGGCGATTATTCGCTTGGGAAAACAATTAGGGATTGCCTTGCAACAGGCTGAATCTGTCAAAGAGATCGAGCGCAAATCGGCACAAATTATTCATGTTTTGCAAGCGAAGGCTAAAATGAAACAGGCGAAGGAGGCCGCCGATGCTGCCAATCAAGCCAAAGGTGAATTTTTAGCCAATATGAGTCACGAGCTGCGTACTCCATTAAATGCAATTTTGGGATTTACTCGATTGCTGTCGCGATCGCTCAATGGAGGCAGTCCTCTTTCCTTACAATCCCAACAAGATTATTTACAAATTATTCACAATTCTGGGGAACAGTTACTAGAATTAATTAATGATATTTTGCATTTATCTAAAATTGAATCCGGAACAATTACTTTTAATCCCAGTGAATTCAATTTGTATAGAATGCTATATAAACTTAAAGAAATGTTTCTCATCAAAGCGTTAGAAAAAGGTTTAAACTTAAAGATAGAGTGGAGCGATGGCTTACCTAAATGGGTGATGACTGATGAGAAAAAGTTGCGACAAGTGTTAATTAACTTGCTCGGAAATGCAATTAAGTTTACGGTAAAAGGAGATGTGAGCTTGCGAGTAACCCAACCGAATCAGGGAAATTATTTGCGGTTTGAGATCGTTGATAGCGGACCGGGCATTCCTCCAGAAGAGGCTGGATTGATTTTCCGACCCTTCGTGCAAACGGAATTGGGACGGCGATCTTCGGAAGGAACGGGCTTAGGACTATCTATTTCCCAACAATTCGTGCAACTTATGGGTGGCAACATTAAGTTTGCCTCTGCCGATAGTGGAGGAACTCGGTTTTGGTTCGATCTGCCCTTTGAGCCAGCAGACTCAGGAGAATCTGGAGATATGACCCGATATCTTGAAGTTGATGATGCGAAAACTAGCACGTTGGCGATCGCTGGGAAAACCGGCCCGTCCGATCTCCTCGAACCGGAAGATCTCCAGAATTTATCTGCAGTATGGGTCCTTAAGCTTTATCACTGTGCTGCGGGAGCTGATGCAGAGGGCATTAGCAAGCTCTTAAGGGAACTACCAGAAGAGTCTCAGTTAGTCAGTCAGGCGATCGCAAACTTAATCGATCGATTCGATTTCGATCGAATCATGAATATTGCTCAATACAGTCTGAACCATGAATAA
- a CDS encoding adenylate/guanylate cyclase domain-containing protein, with translation MSPTPRIPLIPTANLTVSLRFLLVIPFIVQLFLTIALVGFLSFHNGQRSVDRLAAQLSEEITHRIEERIQTFADTPHLFLQLNQAAIATGQFDPDNFETAFAYFWQQLSIHPWVRSLYYGNTQGNFIQLSRDPNPEQGNKLSLRDRQTAPLLNIYRLDDRGNRTGEKLLSNEYDPRTRPWYQAAVTAKTGTWSPIYSFANSARFGITPTHPIYDDRGMLRGVLAIDYTLDRMNQFLASLEIGSSGQAFIMERSGKLVATSTAQSPSNESFERLRAIDSPNPLIQQCARYLQSLGAIDGPQSQLAIWNGKRYLVRIDTLNDGRGLDWILVVAIPEADFMTQIHANTQITIVLCAMAVLGATISGIVLCNWLSQPIAQLSRGVGAIARGEEAPRVYGGPIRELVALARGFNQMACQLRVSFEAWEQAQASLEQLVDKRTRALYRARDRFHKVFRLSPHPLFISAIADGRLLEVNQQLCQTLEYSPDALLDRREGELQLWVNPQEHQQLVQEIEIKGVLRDREVEMQTASGITKTLLLSGEKIGWDGYECILYAAHDITERQRALLALQESEAALRDQQNYLHLVLNNIPQQVFWKDTNSVFLGCNRNWSEAAGLDNPETVIGKTDFDLLSPELARRFRAQDRMLMESNTPELHILAQKVNSGDNGEPIWLDISKIPIHDTNDRVIGLLGVIEDITLRKKAEDALRIEQAKSEKLLLNILPEPIVQQLKDDYLDRREMGGAIAEYFQSVTILFADLVGFTSLSSRLNAVELVQLLDRVFSEFDRLSSYYGLEKIKTIGDAYMVAGGLPLPQADHAIAIANMALEMQEAIGQIQTPFQYPLQLRIGINTGPVVAGAIGTRKFIYDLWGDAVNIASRMESQGKPGRIQVTQDTYELLRNNYYFQERGKINIKGKGEMFTYWLLDRSH, from the coding sequence ATGTCCCCAACCCCCCGCATTCCTTTAATTCCTACCGCTAACTTGACCGTTTCACTGCGCTTTCTCTTGGTCATTCCCTTCATCGTGCAATTATTTTTAACAATTGCTTTGGTGGGTTTTCTCTCGTTTCACAACGGTCAACGATCGGTCGATCGCCTCGCGGCTCAGCTCAGTGAAGAAATTACCCATCGCATTGAAGAGCGCATTCAAACTTTTGCCGATACTCCCCATCTCTTTCTGCAACTCAATCAAGCTGCGATCGCTACGGGTCAATTCGATCCCGATAACTTCGAGACAGCCTTCGCCTACTTTTGGCAGCAACTGTCAATCCATCCTTGGGTGCGATCGCTCTACTATGGCAATACCCAAGGCAACTTTATTCAGCTCAGCCGAGATCCCAACCCCGAACAAGGTAACAAACTCTCTCTTCGCGATCGCCAAACGGCTCCCCTACTCAATATTTACCGCTTAGACGATCGAGGCAATCGGACTGGGGAAAAACTCCTCAGCAACGAATACGACCCCCGTACCCGACCGTGGTATCAAGCTGCTGTTACTGCCAAAACGGGAACTTGGTCGCCGATCTATTCGTTTGCCAACTCGGCAAGATTTGGCATTACCCCCACCCACCCGATCTATGACGATCGCGGAATGCTGCGAGGAGTCTTAGCCATTGACTATACTCTCGATCGGATGAACCAATTTCTCGCCAGTTTGGAAATTGGCTCTTCCGGGCAAGCCTTTATCATGGAGCGCTCGGGGAAATTAGTCGCCACCTCCACCGCTCAATCGCCCTCCAACGAGAGTTTCGAGCGCTTAAGAGCCATTGACAGCCCCAATCCTCTCATCCAACAATGTGCCCGTTATCTGCAATCTCTCGGAGCCATTGACGGGCCGCAAAGTCAGCTCGCCATTTGGAATGGCAAACGCTATTTAGTTCGCATCGATACTCTCAACGACGGCCGGGGACTCGATTGGATCTTAGTCGTAGCGATCCCCGAAGCCGACTTCATGACACAGATTCATGCCAATACTCAGATAACGATTGTTTTGTGCGCCATGGCCGTCCTGGGAGCAACCATCAGCGGCATTGTCCTCTGTAACTGGCTTTCGCAACCTATTGCCCAGCTCAGCCGAGGTGTTGGGGCGATCGCTAGAGGAGAAGAAGCACCTCGGGTTTATGGCGGCCCGATCCGAGAGTTAGTCGCCCTCGCTCGAGGCTTTAATCAGATGGCCTGCCAGCTGCGAGTTTCGTTTGAAGCGTGGGAACAAGCCCAGGCAAGCTTAGAACAACTTGTCGATAAGAGAACCCGAGCGCTATACCGGGCCCGCGATCGCTTTCACAAAGTCTTTCGTCTCAGTCCTCATCCTTTGTTTATTAGCGCCATCGCTGACGGTCGTTTGTTAGAAGTCAACCAGCAATTGTGCCAGACCTTAGAATATTCTCCAGATGCCTTGCTCGATCGTCGCGAAGGAGAGTTGCAACTGTGGGTGAATCCCCAAGAACATCAACAACTGGTGCAGGAGATTGAAATTAAAGGAGTCTTGCGCGATCGGGAAGTCGAGATGCAAACTGCTTCGGGAATAACGAAAACCCTACTGCTCTCTGGCGAAAAAATTGGATGGGATGGGTACGAATGTATTCTCTATGCCGCTCACGATATTACCGAGCGCCAACGCGCTCTGCTAGCCTTGCAAGAGAGCGAAGCCGCCTTGCGAGACCAGCAGAATTACTTGCACCTAGTTCTTAATAATATTCCGCAACAAGTCTTTTGGAAAGACACCAATTCGGTCTTTTTAGGATGCAATCGTAATTGGTCGGAAGCCGCCGGATTAGACAACCCGGAAACTGTCATCGGCAAAACGGATTTCGATTTACTTTCACCAGAACTTGCCCGCCGTTTCCGCGCTCAAGACCGAATGCTGATGGAAAGCAATACTCCTGAATTACATATTCTTGCTCAAAAAGTAAATTCTGGAGACAATGGGGAGCCAATTTGGCTGGATATTAGCAAAATTCCCATTCACGATACTAACGATCGCGTTATCGGATTATTAGGCGTGATTGAAGATATAACCTTGCGCAAAAAAGCAGAAGATGCTCTGCGCATCGAGCAAGCAAAATCAGAGAAATTGCTCTTGAATATTCTGCCAGAACCGATTGTCCAACAACTGAAAGACGATTATTTAGATCGTCGCGAGATGGGGGGGGCGATCGCCGAATACTTCCAATCTGTGACTATTCTCTTTGCCGATTTAGTCGGATTTACTTCACTATCTTCTCGCCTGAATGCCGTAGAATTAGTGCAACTCCTCGATCGGGTTTTTTCGGAATTCGATCGCCTCTCGAGCTACTATGGTTTAGAGAAAATTAAAACTATTGGCGATGCCTATATGGTGGCAGGAGGGTTACCGCTTCCTCAGGCAGACCACGCCATCGCTATTGCCAATATGGCTCTGGAGATGCAAGAGGCCATCGGTCAAATTCAAACTCCGTTTCAGTATCCCTTACAACTTCGGATTGGGATTAATACCGGGCCGGTTGTCGCTGGAGCGATCGGAACGCGCAAATTTATTTACGATCTCTGGGGAGATGCCGTGAATATTGCATCGCGAATGGAGTCACAAGGAAAGCCGGGGCGGATTCAAGTTACCCAAGACACTTATGAATTGTTAAGAAATAATTATTATTTTCAGGAACGAGGTAAAATAAATATTAAAGGCAAAGGAGAAATGTTTACCTATTGGCTGTTAGATCGATCTCACTAG
- a CDS encoding two-component system response regulator produces the protein MNNSGLTPTKGDLLIVDDTLNNLRLLCNSLMEEGYKVRGVTNGQMALTAARKIPPDLILLDIKMPDMDGYEVCEHLKSDPSTQEIPVIFLSALDDVIDKVKAFQVGGRDYITKPFQLEEVIARIENQLALTQANAKIAQLNEKLELRVRQRTQQLQEKNEQLKVSNKKLELEITERNRMQKQLLHMASHDALTGLPNRVWFMDCLIQALHHFESDKSNQFAILFLDCDRFKMVNDSLGHLVGDRVLISIARRLQSCLEGRQVLARFGGDEFAILVDRIYGLDIPIQLANKIQKTLTWPFYWERQEIFLSASIGIVLSSRDYREAEQLLRDADIAMYRAKETHKGYQVFDSRMRQITQERFQLENDLRLAIENQEFVLHYQPIVSLKTGGISGFEALIRWRHPQRGFISPGAFIPIAEETGLIIPIGLWVLQEACTQLEIWRNLNWVRDGQTMSVNVSVKQFNQVNFIDGVDRVLLKTHFDSRYLKLEITESALMDNPKLATQILDNLRQRHIQLSIDDFGTGYSSLSYLHELPINTLKIDRSFVNRISKEGENSEIVETIITLANHLNISVIAEGVETIWQLHELCRMGCGEGQGYFFAKPLDSEAIGALLASDPRWALA, from the coding sequence ATGAATAACTCTGGCCTCACTCCTACTAAAGGCGATCTATTAATTGTTGATGATACTCTCAATAATTTGCGATTGTTGTGTAATAGTCTGATGGAAGAAGGCTATAAAGTCCGAGGCGTTACCAATGGTCAAATGGCATTAACGGCAGCTCGCAAAATTCCACCAGACTTGATCTTGTTGGATATTAAAATGCCGGATATGGATGGCTATGAAGTGTGCGAACATCTGAAATCCGATCCGAGCACTCAAGAAATTCCGGTAATTTTCTTAAGTGCTCTCGATGATGTTATTGATAAAGTGAAGGCATTTCAAGTTGGCGGACGAGACTATATTACGAAACCCTTTCAGTTAGAAGAAGTCATTGCTCGCATCGAAAACCAATTAGCTTTAACTCAAGCCAACGCAAAAATTGCGCAACTCAATGAAAAATTAGAGTTACGAGTTCGGCAGCGAACTCAGCAATTGCAGGAGAAGAACGAGCAGTTAAAAGTTAGTAATAAAAAGCTCGAGTTAGAAATTACCGAACGCAATCGAATGCAAAAGCAATTATTGCATATGGCCTCCCACGATGCCCTCACCGGATTGCCGAATCGCGTCTGGTTTATGGATTGTTTGATTCAAGCGCTTCATCATTTTGAATCGGATAAAAGTAATCAGTTTGCAATTTTGTTTCTCGATTGCGATCGCTTTAAAATGGTGAATGACTCTTTGGGTCATCTCGTGGGCGATCGGGTCTTGATTTCTATAGCTCGTCGCTTGCAATCCTGCTTGGAAGGGAGGCAAGTTCTGGCTCGATTTGGCGGAGATGAATTTGCGATTTTAGTCGATCGAATTTATGGGTTAGATATCCCCATTCAATTAGCAAATAAAATTCAGAAAACTCTAACTTGGCCGTTTTATTGGGAACGCCAAGAAATTTTTCTCAGCGCTAGTATTGGTATTGTTTTGAGTTCGAGAGACTATCGAGAAGCCGAACAACTATTACGAGATGCTGATATTGCCATGTATCGCGCGAAGGAAACTCATAAAGGATATCAGGTTTTCGATTCCCGAATGCGTCAGATAACTCAAGAGAGATTTCAATTAGAAAACGATCTACGCTTGGCAATTGAAAATCAAGAATTTGTTTTACATTATCAACCCATTGTTTCTCTGAAAACGGGGGGAATTAGTGGCTTTGAAGCCCTGATTCGCTGGAGACACCCCCAACGAGGCTTTATTTCACCTGGGGCATTTATTCCTATAGCAGAAGAGACGGGGTTAATTATTCCCATCGGCCTTTGGGTATTGCAAGAAGCTTGTACGCAACTGGAAATTTGGCGAAACTTAAACTGGGTAAGGGATGGCCAAACCATGAGTGTTAATGTCTCAGTCAAGCAGTTTAATCAAGTCAATTTTATTGATGGAGTCGATCGGGTTCTGTTAAAAACTCACTTTGACAGTCGTTATTTAAAATTGGAGATTACCGAAAGTGCCCTCATGGATAATCCTAAGCTAGCAACTCAGATTTTGGACAATTTGAGACAGCGCCATATTCAATTAAGTATTGATGATTTTGGTACGGGCTATTCTTCTCTGAGTTATTTACATGAGTTGCCGATTAATACATTAAAAATAGATCGTTCGTTTGTTAATCGAATTAGTAAAGAGGGCGAAAATTCAGAAATTGTTGAAACCATTATCACCTTAGCCAATCATTTGAATATTAGCGTTATCGCAGAAGGAGTGGAAACTATATGGCAATTACACGAGTTATGTCGAATGGGATGTGGAGAAGGACAGGGTTATTTTTTTGCCAAACCATTAGATAGTGAAGCTATTGGAGCATTACTCGCGAGCGATCCTCGTTGGGCGCTTGCATAG
- a CDS encoding lysylphosphatidylglycerol synthase transmembrane domain-containing protein — protein sequence MKSLLQQIISLTKPYLRWFILGGTLFFLAKALKDRWQEVLEVRIESWSYLAIALILTLIAHIWSGWVWGWILWEFKQKVSALWSIETYLITNISKYLPGNVWHFYGRIRAAEKVGISRAIAIISTLLEPLLMAASALVLAGVASPQTRGVLPLVILIAVLIGIHPKILNPIVLKLAKQKQKRSEQSSAEEMVQLTHYPWRPLLGETVFLLIRGLGFLWAIAALTPVETNSIPLLLSAFSFAWLLGLVVPGAPGGLGVFEATAIALLDSIYEPAIILSTVALYRVISILAEAIGALLAWIWQKRIKISNYS from the coding sequence ATGAAATCATTGTTGCAACAGATAATCTCTCTCACTAAACCCTATCTCAGATGGTTTATTTTAGGAGGTACATTATTTTTCCTCGCCAAAGCACTGAAAGATCGTTGGCAAGAGGTTCTCGAAGTTCGGATTGAAAGCTGGAGCTATTTAGCTATTGCCCTAATATTAACATTAATTGCTCATATTTGGTCGGGATGGGTGTGGGGATGGATTTTATGGGAATTTAAACAAAAAGTTTCGGCATTATGGAGTATTGAAACTTATCTGATTACTAATATTAGTAAATACTTGCCCGGTAATGTGTGGCATTTTTACGGTCGAATTCGCGCGGCAGAAAAAGTCGGTATTTCGAGGGCGATCGCAATTATTAGTACGTTACTCGAACCTCTGTTAATGGCGGCTTCTGCCTTGGTACTTGCAGGAGTGGCTAGTCCCCAAACTCGAGGTGTTTTACCTCTGGTTATTTTAATCGCAGTTTTAATCGGAATTCATCCCAAAATTCTCAACCCTATTGTCCTGAAGCTGGCAAAACAAAAGCAGAAGAGAAGCGAGCAAAGTTCTGCAGAAGAGATGGTGCAACTCACTCATTATCCTTGGCGCCCTTTACTCGGAGAAACAGTTTTTCTCTTAATTCGAGGATTAGGATTTTTATGGGCGATCGCAGCCTTAACTCCTGTAGAAACAAACAGCATTCCTCTACTCTTAAGTGCCTTTAGCTTTGCCTGGTTGCTCGGTTTAGTCGTTCCCGGAGCACCCGGAGGTTTAGGCGTTTTTGAAGCCACTGCGATCGCGTTATTAGATAGCATCTACGAACCGGCTATTATCCTCAGTACTGTAGCCCTCTACCGAGTCATTAGTATTTTAGCAGAAGCTATCGGCGCTCTGTTGGCTTGGATATGGCAAAAGAGAATAAAAATCAGCAATTATAGTTGA